In Amycolatopsis methanolica 239, a single genomic region encodes these proteins:
- the folB gene encoding dihydroneopterin aldolase produces the protein MPDRITLTGLRVFGRHGVFEHEKRDGQEFVVDIVAWLDLAPAAASDDLTQTLHYGELAQLAADIVGGEPYDLIESVAGRIADEVLKDSRLSAVEVTVHKPSAPIPLNFADVAVTVHRGRA, from the coding sequence GTGCCTGACCGGATCACGCTCACCGGGCTGCGGGTCTTCGGGCGGCACGGGGTGTTCGAGCACGAGAAGCGGGACGGGCAGGAGTTCGTCGTCGACATCGTGGCGTGGCTTGACCTCGCGCCTGCCGCCGCTTCGGACGATCTGACGCAGACCCTGCACTACGGCGAGCTGGCGCAGCTGGCGGCGGACATCGTCGGCGGTGAGCCGTACGACCTGATCGAGAGCGTCGCGGGCCGGATCGCGGACGAGGTGCTGAAGGATTCGCGGTTGTCCGCCGTCGAGGTGACGGTGCACAAACCGTCCGCGCCGATCCCGCTGAACTTCGCGGACGTGGCGGTGACCGTGCACCGGGGGCGCGCGTGA
- a CDS encoding zinc-dependent metalloprotease yields the protein MSEVASRPVVDWSLAASTGAFLARGGPVVSREEAGLAVTELRELSLDAEAHVRELTGLGAGLPLLPGDVVDRPGWVRSAAAGLDALTAKALPPNPAGPLGPVLAGGAGVQTGVVLAFLASRVLGQYDPFGGPDGGGRLLLVAPNVVTAQQALQVPGRDFRLWVCLHESTHRLQFTAVGWLRDYFADEVERLVGGLTGDDDGMADLLGRLPDALREARRAKADGLVAVGQLLRSPEQREVFDRLLALSTLLEGHADYVMDAVGPSVVPSVETIRARFTERRKGGGMLDRLLRALLGVDAKIRQYAQGAAFTRHVVDRVGMAGFNAVWTSPNTLPTRAEIADPEAWVRRVHP from the coding sequence ATGAGCGAGGTTGCGTCCCGGCCGGTCGTGGACTGGTCACTGGCCGCATCCACGGGCGCCTTCCTCGCCCGCGGCGGGCCGGTGGTCTCCCGCGAGGAGGCCGGCCTGGCCGTGACCGAGCTGCGGGAGCTGTCGCTCGACGCCGAGGCCCACGTCCGCGAGCTGACCGGGCTGGGCGCCGGGCTGCCGCTGCTCCCCGGTGACGTGGTGGACCGGCCCGGCTGGGTGCGCTCGGCCGCCGCCGGGCTCGACGCGCTCACCGCGAAAGCGCTGCCGCCGAACCCGGCCGGTCCACTGGGGCCTGTCCTGGCCGGTGGCGCCGGCGTGCAGACCGGCGTGGTGCTGGCCTTCCTGGCCTCGCGCGTGCTGGGCCAGTACGACCCGTTCGGCGGCCCGGACGGCGGGGGCCGGCTGCTGCTGGTGGCGCCGAACGTGGTCACCGCGCAGCAGGCGCTGCAGGTGCCGGGCCGCGACTTCCGGCTGTGGGTGTGCCTGCACGAGAGCACGCACCGGCTGCAGTTCACCGCCGTCGGCTGGCTGCGCGACTACTTCGCCGACGAGGTCGAACGCCTGGTCGGCGGCCTCACCGGCGACGACGACGGGATGGCCGACCTGCTCGGCAGGCTGCCGGACGCGCTGCGCGAGGCCCGGCGCGCCAAGGCGGACGGGCTGGTCGCGGTGGGGCAGCTGTTGCGCTCGCCCGAGCAGCGCGAGGTGTTCGACCGGCTGCTCGCGCTGTCCACGCTCCTCGAAGGGCACGCGGACTACGTGATGGACGCGGTGGGGCCGAGCGTGGTGCCCAGCGTCGAGACGATCCGCGCGCGGTTCACCGAGCGGCGCAAGGGCGGCGGCATGCTGGACCGGCTGTTGCGGGCGCTGCTCGGGGTGGACGCCAAGATCCGCCAGTACGCGCAGGGCGCGGCCTTCACCCGGCACGTCGTCGACCGGGTGGGGATGGCCGGGTTCAACGCCGTCTGGACCTCACCCAACACGCTGCCGACCCGGGCCGAGATCGCCGATCCCGAGGCTTGGGTGCGGCGCGTCCACCCGTGA
- the tilS gene encoding tRNA lysidine(34) synthetase TilS, which yields MTGPHPAVAAVRRAVRNLLAECPGVPAIDVALSGGADSLALTEAAVFAGRRLGLPVRALVVDHGLQAGSARVAEEAAETARKLGVDSAEVLAVEVTGPGGPEAAARNARYAALRAHHQGIVLLGHTRDDQAETVLLGLGRGSGPRSIAGMRAVDLPWGRPLLDVPRATTRDACRALGLTPWEDPHNSDPRYTRVRLRAEVLPLLEDVLNGGVAAALARTAAQLREDSEALDALAADFLARHEKPDIGELAPLPASLRRRILRNWLAAHGARDLTDAHLRSVDALVARWRGQGGVWLPGGLVVTRTHGRLAMNPPETRGD from the coding sequence GTGACCGGCCCGCACCCCGCGGTCGCCGCGGTGCGCCGCGCGGTGCGGAACCTGCTGGCGGAGTGCCCCGGCGTCCCCGCGATCGACGTGGCGCTGTCCGGCGGGGCCGATTCGCTGGCGCTCACCGAGGCCGCCGTGTTCGCCGGGCGGCGGCTCGGGCTGCCGGTGCGGGCGCTGGTCGTCGACCACGGCCTGCAGGCGGGCTCCGCGCGCGTGGCGGAGGAAGCGGCCGAAACGGCGCGCAAGCTCGGCGTGGACTCCGCCGAAGTACTGGCGGTCGAGGTGACCGGCCCGGGTGGACCGGAAGCGGCCGCCCGGAACGCCCGTTATGCCGCGCTCCGCGCACATCACCAAGGGATCGTCCTCCTCGGCCACACCCGCGACGACCAGGCCGAGACCGTCCTGCTCGGGCTCGGCCGCGGCTCCGGTCCCCGCTCGATCGCCGGCATGCGTGCTGTGGATCTCCCGTGGGGTAGGCCACTCCTCGACGTGCCCCGCGCGACCACCCGGGACGCCTGCCGCGCACTCGGCCTGACCCCGTGGGAGGACCCGCACAACAGCGATCCGCGGTACACCAGGGTGCGCCTGCGCGCGGAAGTGCTGCCGCTGTTGGAAGACGTCCTCAACGGCGGGGTCGCGGCGGCACTGGCCCGCACGGCCGCCCAGCTCAGGGAGGATTCCGAGGCGCTCGACGCGCTCGCCGCGGACTTCCTGGCACGGCACGAAAAACCGGACATCGGGGAGCTCGCGCCGCTGCCCGCATCCCTCCGCAGGAGGATCCTGCGGAACTGGCTCGCCGCGCACGGCGCGCGCGACCTCACCGACGCCCACCTGCGGTCAGTCGACGCGCTGGTCGCGCGGTGGCGCGGCCAGGGCGGCGTTTGGCTACCCGGCGGCTTGGTGGTGACCCGAACGCATGGCAGGCTTGCCATGAATCCACCGGAAACAAGAGGGGACTGA
- a CDS encoding ESX secretion-associated protein EspG, with protein sequence MARAELLTPLELDFLWESFGAGELPYPLEVRSHGATMDERAQLRRQTLDRLAARGAADGRGRPAPHVEEFFEVLSGSETSLDSVHITAPDARPLLAVAAALAGRGVLAVHDERGFHFQPMPADGLASAIVSLLPAARRGSEKSITVPLEQLMTATGADFLQRRAAGDGRTSADDDRKALARLQAQPRLRGGQIGANARSRSGAKTRPPVLSWFDTGDGRYFTQASRGHDGRDWITIAPADAANLRHRLSEMLVSAAGETLAPGGAW encoded by the coding sequence ATGGCGCGAGCGGAGCTGCTCACTCCGCTGGAACTGGACTTCCTGTGGGAGTCCTTCGGAGCAGGCGAACTGCCGTACCCGCTGGAGGTGCGCTCGCACGGCGCGACGATGGACGAGCGCGCCCAGTTGCGACGGCAGACCCTGGACCGGCTCGCCGCGCGTGGCGCGGCCGACGGCCGGGGCCGCCCCGCGCCGCACGTCGAGGAGTTCTTCGAGGTGCTGTCGGGTTCGGAGACCAGCCTGGACAGCGTGCACATCACCGCGCCCGACGCGCGTCCGCTGCTCGCGGTGGCGGCGGCGCTCGCCGGGCGCGGCGTGCTCGCGGTGCACGACGAGCGGGGCTTCCACTTCCAGCCGATGCCGGCGGACGGCCTCGCGAGCGCCATCGTGTCCCTGCTGCCCGCCGCCCGGCGGGGCAGCGAGAAGTCGATCACCGTGCCGCTCGAGCAGCTGATGACGGCCACCGGGGCCGACTTCCTGCAGCGCCGCGCCGCGGGCGACGGGCGGACCAGCGCGGACGACGACCGCAAGGCGCTGGCCCGGCTGCAGGCCCAGCCGCGGCTGCGGGGCGGGCAGATCGGCGCCAACGCCCGCAGCCGCAGCGGCGCGAAGACGAGGCCGCCGGTGCTGAGCTGGTTCGACACCGGCGACGGCCGCTACTTCACGCAGGCCAGCCGCGGGCACGACGGCCGCGACTGGATCACCATCGCCCCCGCCGACGCGGCGAACCTGCGGCACCGGCTGAGCGAGATGCTGGTCAGCGCGGCAGGCGAGACCCTGGCGCCGGGTGGTGCCTGGTGA
- the hpt gene encoding hypoxanthine phosphoribosyltransferase, whose protein sequence is MYEGEIASVLITEQQINDKITELAEQIAADYERETSAGDLLLVGVLKGAVMFMTDFARVLPMPAQLEFMAVSSYGSSTSSSGVVRILKDLDRDITGRHVLIVEDIVDSGLTLSWLLKNLASRNPASLEVVTLLRKPEAVKVDVPVRYVGFDIPNEFVVGYGLDYAERYRDLPYIGTLDPKVYGA, encoded by the coding sequence GTGTACGAAGGCGAGATCGCCTCCGTCCTCATCACCGAGCAGCAGATCAACGACAAGATCACCGAGCTCGCCGAGCAGATCGCCGCCGACTACGAGCGCGAGACCTCTGCCGGCGACCTGCTGCTGGTGGGCGTGCTCAAGGGCGCCGTCATGTTCATGACCGACTTCGCCCGGGTGCTGCCGATGCCGGCGCAGCTGGAGTTCATGGCCGTCTCCTCGTACGGGTCGTCCACGTCGTCCTCCGGCGTGGTGCGGATCCTCAAGGACCTCGACCGGGACATCACCGGGCGGCACGTGCTGATCGTCGAGGACATCGTCGACTCCGGACTGACCCTGTCCTGGCTGCTGAAGAACCTGGCGAGCCGCAACCCGGCGTCGCTGGAGGTCGTCACGCTGCTGCGCAAGCCGGAGGCGGTCAAGGTGGACGTCCCGGTGCGGTACGTCGGCTTCGACATTCCCAACGAGTTCGTGGTCGGGTACGGCCTCGACTACGCGGAGCGCTACCGGGACCTGCCCTACATCGGCACCCTTGATCCGAAGGTGTACGGCGCCTGA
- a CDS encoding ESX secretion-associated protein EspG, whose translation MNRPEFFTPMTFDFLWEAAGIGELPYPLQVRSHGATMDERARLRQRAHEELKARGLRDHYGRLDPRVEDWFRVLSQGSTSIDAVHIPDFQVPPVSILAATDGTLGVVAIQDADGIWIRPAFPEGLASTVVDLLPPGTRGTEASITLPVDEALRIQPARAAVPVGGDPKPRRRSLSEGSSDPREAYARLAGQPRLRGGQLAANSRSEVSGRRRSPVLGWFDTATGRYLSLSRPGADGREWVTVSSADAKTLRTRLGEMVAGVTTEPGN comes from the coding sequence GTGAACCGCCCCGAGTTCTTCACCCCGATGACGTTCGACTTCCTCTGGGAGGCGGCCGGCATCGGCGAGCTGCCGTACCCGCTGCAGGTGCGCTCGCATGGCGCGACCATGGACGAGCGCGCGCGGCTGCGGCAGCGGGCCCACGAGGAGCTGAAGGCCCGCGGCCTGCGCGACCACTACGGCCGCCTCGACCCGCGGGTCGAGGACTGGTTCCGCGTGCTGTCGCAGGGCTCCACCAGCATCGACGCCGTGCACATCCCGGACTTCCAGGTGCCGCCGGTGTCGATCCTCGCCGCCACCGACGGCACGCTTGGCGTGGTGGCGATCCAGGACGCCGACGGCATCTGGATCCGGCCCGCCTTCCCGGAGGGGCTGGCCTCGACGGTCGTCGACCTGCTGCCGCCGGGCACGCGCGGCACGGAGGCTTCCATCACACTTCCGGTCGACGAAGCGCTGCGGATCCAGCCGGCCAGGGCGGCGGTCCCGGTCGGCGGCGACCCGAAGCCGCGGCGCCGGTCGCTGTCCGAGGGCTCCTCCGACCCGCGCGAGGCCTACGCCCGACTCGCCGGCCAGCCCCGGCTGCGCGGTGGTCAACTGGCCGCGAACAGCCGGTCCGAGGTGAGCGGTCGTCGCAGGTCACCCGTGCTGGGCTGGTTCGACACGGCCACCGGCCGGTACCTGAGCCTGTCCCGGCCGGGCGCCGACGGGCGGGAGTGGGTGACGGTGTCCTCCGCAGACGCGAAAACCCTGCGCACCAGGCTGGGTGAGATGGTGGCGGGCGTCACAACCGAGCCGGGCAACTGA
- the folP gene encoding dihydropteroate synthase: MTTGAPDRCLVMGVLNVTPDSFSDGGRYLDLDAALAHAHEMWQRGADIIDVGGESTRPGSSRVDAETETARVLPVVRALAADGLRLSVDTTRAAVAEAALDAGAEIINDVSGGLADPDMAKVAASSQAPWVLMHWRGHSKDMNALAEYDDVVADVRRELQARVDAALAAGVAPEKIVVDPGLGFAKRAEHDWALLNRLEVFLDMGFPVLVGASRKRFLGSLLSDDNGAPRPPDGREDATAAVSAIAAVKGAWGVRVHNVGASLDAVAVAAAWRRGRA, encoded by the coding sequence ATGACCACCGGGGCACCGGACCGCTGTCTGGTGATGGGCGTCCTGAACGTCACGCCGGACTCGTTCTCCGACGGCGGCCGGTATCTCGACCTGGATGCCGCGCTGGCGCACGCGCACGAGATGTGGCAGCGCGGCGCGGACATCATCGACGTCGGCGGCGAATCCACCCGGCCCGGTTCGTCCCGGGTGGACGCGGAGACCGAGACCGCTCGTGTGCTGCCGGTGGTGCGCGCGCTGGCTGCCGACGGCCTGCGGCTTTCGGTGGACACCACCCGCGCCGCCGTCGCTGAGGCGGCGCTGGACGCGGGCGCGGAGATCATCAACGACGTGTCGGGCGGCCTGGCCGACCCGGACATGGCGAAGGTGGCCGCGAGCAGCCAGGCGCCGTGGGTGCTGATGCACTGGCGCGGGCACAGCAAGGACATGAACGCGCTGGCTGAGTACGACGACGTGGTCGCGGACGTGCGGCGCGAGCTGCAGGCGCGGGTCGACGCGGCGCTGGCCGCCGGGGTCGCGCCGGAGAAGATCGTCGTCGATCCGGGGCTGGGGTTCGCCAAGCGCGCGGAGCACGACTGGGCGTTGCTGAACCGCCTGGAAGTGTTCCTGGACATGGGTTTCCCGGTGCTGGTGGGCGCTTCCCGCAAGCGGTTCCTGGGCAGCCTGCTGTCCGACGACAACGGTGCGCCGCGCCCGCCGGACGGCCGGGAGGACGCGACGGCGGCGGTGTCGGCGATCGCCGCGGTGAAGGGGGCGTGGGGCGTGCGGGTGCACAACGTGGGTGCGTCGCTGGACGCGGTCGCGGTCGCCGCGGCGTGGAGGCGCGGGCGTGCCTGA
- the folK gene encoding 2-amino-4-hydroxy-6-hydroxymethyldihydropteridine diphosphokinase, translating into MRAVLSLGSNLGDRLAYLKSVIGFFGPAVVAVSSVYETKPWGVEDQPDFLNAVCIVDDPARDEWAWLRAGQELERRAGRVRELRWGPRTLDVDVVTVDGVRSDDPELLLPHPGTPERASVLIPWLEIDPAAVLPGHGSVRDLLAARPDSDRASVRLLQPFPR; encoded by the coding sequence GTGAGGGCGGTCCTGTCGCTGGGGTCGAACCTGGGCGACCGGCTGGCGTACCTGAAGTCGGTGATCGGTTTCTTCGGGCCCGCGGTGGTCGCGGTGTCCAGTGTGTACGAAACGAAACCGTGGGGTGTGGAGGACCAGCCGGATTTCCTGAACGCGGTGTGCATTGTGGACGATCCCGCGAGGGACGAGTGGGCGTGGCTGCGGGCAGGCCAGGAGCTGGAACGCCGGGCAGGCCGGGTGCGCGAACTGCGGTGGGGACCGCGCACGCTGGATGTCGACGTGGTGACGGTGGACGGGGTGCGCTCGGACGACCCGGAGCTGCTGCTGCCGCACCCCGGAACGCCCGAACGCGCGAGCGTACTGATCCCGTGGCTGGAAATCGACCCGGCTGCGGTGCTGCCCGGCCACGGCAGTGTCCGCGACCTGCTGGCGGCCCGCCCCGACTCCGACCGCGCTTCGGTGCGCCTGCTGCAGCCCTTCCCGCGCTGA
- the ftsH gene encoding ATP-dependent zinc metalloprotease FtsH, with the protein MDRKRLLRNPLLWIVAVVLIFLAVNTLFDSDRGYTQVPTSQAIAQIDGNNVKEANLEDKEQQLKLSLTNKIDVDGQQVDQIITPFPSEATGSIYQKLLDHKNVKFTTTVTQQGFFTQILYYIIPLGLLLLLLMWMMNNAQGGGNRVLNFGKSKAKQLNKDMPKTTFADVAGADEAVEELYEIKDFLQNPARYQALGAKIPKGVLLYGPPGTGKTLLARAVAGEAGVPFYTISGSDFVEMFVGVGASRVRDLFEQAKQNAPCIIFVDEIDAVGRQRGAGLGGGHDEREQTLNQLLVEMDGFDSRGGIILIAATNRPDILDPALLRPGRFDRQIPVSAPDLAGRRAILEVHSKGKPLAQGVDLNALAKRTVGMSGADLANVINEAALLTARQNGHVITDAALEESVDRVIGGPARKSRIISEQEKKITAYHEGGHALAAWAMPDLEPVYKLTILPRGRTGGHALVVPEDDKQLMTRSEMIARLVFAMGGRTAEELVFHEPTTGASSDIEQATKIAKAMVMEYGMSARLGAVKYGQDQGDPFLGRSAGRQADYSLEVAHEIDEEVRKLIETAHTEAWEVLNTYRDVLDDLVLELLEKETLSRKDLERIFATVEKRPHITVFNEFGERTPSDKPPIKTPGELAMERGEPWPPPEKKPAPRQVPTPVGTAPGGSDLPGGPPYSQPEPPSNPYAPPPGGNYPPPNGGGRPYGPNGTGQWPQPYNGGNQSGPPNYGAPPGWTPATQPGGQTPWRPNQGEQPRQGDWFGGSEEGQGQHRRNPDEQDGQDRQ; encoded by the coding sequence ATGGACCGGAAGCGCCTGCTCAGGAACCCGCTGCTGTGGATCGTCGCGGTTGTGTTGATCTTCCTCGCGGTCAACACCCTCTTCGACAGCGACCGTGGATACACCCAGGTCCCCACTTCACAGGCGATCGCCCAGATCGACGGCAACAACGTGAAGGAAGCCAACCTGGAGGACAAGGAGCAGCAGCTCAAGCTGTCGCTCACGAACAAGATCGACGTCGACGGCCAGCAGGTCGACCAGATCATCACGCCGTTCCCGTCGGAGGCGACCGGCTCGATCTACCAGAAGCTGCTCGATCACAAGAACGTCAAGTTCACCACCACGGTCACGCAGCAGGGCTTCTTCACGCAGATCCTGTACTACATCATCCCGCTCGGCCTGCTGCTCCTGCTGCTGATGTGGATGATGAACAACGCCCAGGGCGGCGGCAACCGCGTCCTCAACTTCGGCAAGTCCAAGGCCAAGCAGCTGAACAAGGACATGCCGAAGACGACGTTCGCCGACGTGGCAGGCGCGGACGAGGCGGTCGAAGAGCTCTACGAGATCAAGGACTTCCTGCAGAACCCGGCCCGTTACCAGGCACTGGGCGCGAAGATCCCCAAGGGCGTGCTGCTCTACGGCCCGCCCGGCACCGGTAAGACGCTGCTCGCGCGCGCCGTCGCCGGTGAGGCCGGCGTGCCGTTCTACACGATCTCCGGTTCGGACTTCGTCGAGATGTTCGTCGGTGTCGGCGCCTCCCGCGTTCGCGACCTGTTCGAGCAGGCCAAGCAGAACGCCCCGTGCATCATCTTCGTCGACGAGATCGACGCGGTCGGCCGCCAGCGCGGCGCCGGTCTCGGCGGCGGTCACGACGAGCGCGAGCAGACCCTGAACCAGCTGCTCGTCGAGATGGACGGCTTCGACTCGCGCGGCGGCATCATCCTGATCGCCGCGACGAACCGCCCGGACATCCTGGACCCGGCGCTGCTGCGCCCCGGCCGCTTCGACCGGCAGATCCCGGTGTCCGCGCCGGACCTGGCCGGCCGCCGCGCCATCCTCGAGGTGCACTCGAAGGGCAAGCCGCTGGCGCAGGGCGTCGACCTGAACGCGCTGGCCAAGCGCACCGTGGGCATGTCCGGCGCCGACCTGGCCAACGTCATCAACGAGGCCGCGCTGCTCACCGCCCGCCAGAACGGGCACGTGATCACCGACGCGGCGCTGGAGGAGTCGGTCGACCGGGTCATCGGCGGGCCGGCGCGCAAGAGCCGGATCATCTCCGAGCAGGAGAAGAAGATCACCGCCTACCACGAGGGCGGGCACGCGCTCGCCGCGTGGGCGATGCCGGACCTGGAGCCGGTCTACAAGCTGACCATCCTGCCGCGCGGCCGGACCGGTGGGCACGCGCTGGTCGTCCCCGAGGACGACAAGCAGCTGATGACCCGGTCCGAGATGATCGCCCGGCTGGTGTTCGCGATGGGTGGCCGCACCGCCGAGGAGCTGGTCTTCCACGAGCCGACCACCGGCGCGTCCTCCGACATCGAGCAGGCGACCAAGATCGCCAAGGCGATGGTCATGGAGTACGGCATGAGCGCCCGGCTCGGCGCCGTGAAGTACGGCCAGGACCAGGGCGACCCGTTCCTGGGCCGCTCCGCGGGGCGTCAGGCGGACTACTCGCTCGAGGTCGCGCACGAGATCGACGAAGAGGTCCGCAAGCTCATCGAGACCGCGCACACCGAGGCGTGGGAGGTGCTCAACACCTACCGCGACGTGCTCGACGACCTGGTGCTGGAGCTGCTGGAGAAGGAGACGCTCAGCCGCAAGGACCTGGAGCGGATCTTCGCCACTGTCGAGAAGCGGCCGCACATCACCGTCTTCAACGAGTTCGGTGAGCGCACCCCGTCGGACAAGCCGCCGATCAAGACGCCGGGCGAGCTGGCGATGGAGCGCGGCGAGCCGTGGCCGCCGCCGGAGAAGAAGCCGGCGCCGCGGCAGGTGCCGACCCCGGTCGGGACCGCGCCGGGCGGCAGCGACCTGCCTGGTGGCCCGCCTTACAGCCAGCCGGAACCGCCGTCGAACCCGTACGCGCCTCCGCCGGGCGGGAACTACCCGCCGCCCAACGGCGGTGGCCGTCCGTACGGTCCGAACGGCACCGGTCAGTGGCCGCAGCCCTACAACGGCGGCAACCAGTCCGGTCCGCCGAACTACGGTGCGCCTCCGGGCTGGACCCCGGCGACCCAGCCGGGTGGCCAGACCCCGTGGCGCCCGAACCAGGGCGAGCAGCCGCGGCAGGGCGACTGGTTCGGTGGCTCCGAGGAGGGCCAGGGTCAGCACCGGCGGAACCCCGACGAGCAGGACGGTCAAGATCGACAGTGA
- the folE gene encoding GTP cyclohydrolase I FolE gives MDSELTPEEGPVFDQARAEKAVRELLEAVGENPDREGLRDTPARVARAYREMFAGLYTDPATVLERTFDESHEELVLVTDIPMYSTCEHHLVPFHGVAHVGYIPNSHGKVTGLSKLARLVDLYAKRPQVQERLTSQIADALVRKLEPRGVIVVVEAEHLCMSMRGIRKPGARTTTSAVRGMLQTSATSRAEALELIKGRR, from the coding sequence ATCGACAGTGAGCTGACGCCCGAGGAGGGGCCGGTCTTCGACCAAGCGCGCGCCGAGAAAGCGGTGCGTGAGCTGTTGGAGGCCGTGGGCGAGAACCCGGACCGGGAGGGCCTTCGGGACACCCCGGCCCGGGTCGCTCGTGCGTACCGGGAGATGTTCGCCGGGCTGTACACCGACCCGGCGACGGTGCTGGAGCGCACGTTCGACGAGTCGCACGAAGAGCTCGTCCTGGTCACCGACATCCCGATGTACAGCACGTGCGAGCACCACCTGGTGCCCTTCCACGGCGTCGCGCACGTGGGTTACATCCCGAACAGCCACGGCAAGGTCACCGGCCTGTCGAAGCTGGCCCGGCTGGTCGACCTCTACGCGAAGCGCCCGCAGGTGCAGGAGCGGCTGACGTCGCAGATCGCCGACGCGCTGGTGCGGAAGCTGGAGCCGCGCGGGGTGATCGTCGTGGTCGAGGCCGAGCACCTGTGCATGTCGATGCGCGGCATCCGCAAGCCGGGTGCTCGCACCACGACGTCGGCGGTGCGCGGCATGCTGCAGACGTCGGCGACCTCCCGGGCGGAGGCGCTGGAGCTGATCAAGGGCCGTCGATGA